A genomic region of Populus nigra chromosome 11, ddPopNigr1.1, whole genome shotgun sequence contains the following coding sequences:
- the LOC133706301 gene encoding probable methyltransferase TCM_000331 produces MVVESVLCMNPGDGETSYAKNSFLQKAVLSKARPILEDTIKDMFSTALPTCFKLADLGCSSGPNTLLFVSEIMDVVYELCQQLNCKLPEFQVFLNDLPGNDFNAVFKSLPLFYDKFGKEKGDLYGQHCFISGVPGSFYDRLFPSKSLHFFHSSYSLHWLSKVPEGISNNKGNIYMAKASPPNVFKAYLEQFQKDFSLFLRLRSEEIIQGGRVVLTFLGRSSDDPRSKDCGLSWELLAKSLLDLAAKGLVVEADIDTFNLPYYNPYEGEVREIIEMEGSFDIDKLETFAINWDANDDISNKNFVFDKDQCGRNVANIVRAVAEPMLVSHFGDEIMDELFKRFAEYVGEHLCVEKTKHINIVLTMTKKE; encoded by the exons ATGGTGGTGGAAAGCGTTCTTTGCATGAATCCAGGAGATGGTGAAACCAGCTACGCCAAGAATTCATTCCTtcaa AAAGCAGTGCTATCAAAAGCTAGGCCTATCCTAGAAGATACCATCAAGGACATGTTCAGCACCGCCCTTCCCACTTGCTTCAAACTAGCAGACTTGGGCTGCTCTTCAGGACCCAATACTCTCTTGTTCGTTTCTGAAATCATGGACGTCGTTTATGAGCTTTGCCAACAACTGAACTGTAAACTGCCCGAATTTCAGGTGTTTCTGAATGACCTTCCAGGGAATGATTTCAATGCTGTTTTCAAGTCGCTGCCATTGTTCTACGACaagtttggaaaagaaaagggagactTGTATGGACAGCACTGTTTCATATCAGGAGTACCTGGTTCTTTCTATGACAGGCTCTTCCCAAGCAAGAGTTTGCATTTCTTTCATTCCTCTTACAGCCTACACTGGCTTTCTAAG GTGCCAGAAGGTATATCAAATAACAAGGGGAACATATACATGGCAAAGGCAAGTCCTCCTAATGTATTTAAAGCTTACTTGGAGCAATTCCAGAAGGATTTCTCCTTGTTTCTGCGCTTACGCTCAGAGGAAATAATACAAGGAGGACGTGTAGTTCTTACATTCCTCGGCAGGAGTAGTGACGATCCAAGAAGCAAAGATTGCGGTCTTTCTTGGGAGCTGCTAGCAAAGTCACTGCTAGACTTGGCAGCAAAG GGACTTGTTGTAGAGGCCGATATCGATACCTTCAATCTGCCATATTATAATCCTTACGAAGGAGAAGTGAGGGAAATTATCGAAATGGAGGGATCATTCGATATTGATAAGCTAGAAACTTTTGCTATTAACTGGGATGCTAATGATGATATCAGCAACAAAAATTTTGTGTTTGACAAGGACCAATGTGGACGAAATGTGGCAAATATTGTAAGAGCAGTTGCAGAACCGATGTTGGTTAGTCATTTTGGAGATGAAATAATGGATGAATTGTTCAAGAGGTTTGCAGAGTATGTAGGTGAACATCTGTGCGTGGAGAAGACAAAACACATAAACATAGTCCTCACAATGACAAAGAAGGAGTAG
- the LOC133667866 gene encoding uncharacterized protein LOC133667866: MFTNIEAARTITLAFKSSMEIPLFQWSQVSKHPEWKPNIDAWFKRFQNKFEWDRADNNVVRRVWENHAATRLRDFWYDTQKKSKRHARDNGLEGWNEVAVWQEFKPPFISGEIWTAYIEHVTSERFSRRSQSGADNRNRQIYGSVTTHTSGSVPFSAHAKRMVRLILMKYIVN, from the exons at gttcacaaacattgaggctgcaaggactataacattggcgtttaaatcgtcgatggagattccattgtttcaatggagccaggtttccaaacatcctgagtggaaacctaatatcgatgcatggtttaagcgatttcag aacaaatttgagtgggatagggcggacaacaatgttgtgaggagggtatgggagaatcacgcggcaactag gttgcgtgatttttggtatgacacccaaaaaaaatcaaaaagacatgcgagggataacggtcttgaaggatggaatgaggtggcggtttggcaggaattcaaaccgccattcatctcgggggaaatatggacggcatatattgagcacgtgacctcagagcggttctcacggcgctcacagtctggcgccgacaaccggaaccggcaaatttatggttcggtgaccacgcacactagcggatccgtcccattcagcgcacatgcaaagcggatggtaagattaattttaatgaaatatatcgttaattaa